One Phoenix dactylifera cultivar Barhee BC4 chromosome 8, palm_55x_up_171113_PBpolish2nd_filt_p, whole genome shotgun sequence genomic window carries:
- the LOC120111476 gene encoding dapper homolog 3-like, with protein MAEAGGTPALGKGGAQRKPSSGIAAKRPSWADVTKGVPRPPVWTCHRTPSRELEELQNRFPEVVEVPEEELEEVRSEWRSTTVLVRSLGRSIPADWVVKEIRRAGKLDYDAECFTLSEGVIAIRFANENDREAAMRNGPWMVAGQVLAMDRWRPSFVPKPGCFGRVVVWLRLPSLPMDFWKKEAIFRVAARAGTPLALDGFTEQRRRYGFARVKVELDASAPLVPGTWVRGSSADGGAPFWQGFVYENLPVPCAKCGRVGHSAVGCVFVPPAEGRLNPEEISGGSEEVRDGIDASETPKQAETGRERPREAGAFGPWLVTNRIGPTPPAFRKKESPRPDAGKTAGPAASGASPSRPGDGPASPIDLEGWQKPSKVARRRTPEKDVSEAGASRPMGGPSQPGAGSGSDAELTQDSGRVAPCVGRLEERPNASGGLRLGGPTQSPMKRFRSPPRRAVGAGLSTGDSTTSGEGKTPVQVKGRRPAVFFRQRSRSSPPPLAPVGERPPRVDQQPAGGDVRLEPAASTGGRLARSLSLAADLTELGRTASQTMASGELLTVSTDVVSGTESGSDGQVTSALKGNSPCQMARVYSEPEASKVKGEIVASDAGELALKSGGGKDLSECVGKGGETGTIGTGSVDGLCHMAQGNSQHPQILAQLMASAKGMRSDSLGGVECMDEDAGGSHSSGVGSCAGPLGAL; from the coding sequence ATGGCCGAAGCTGGGGGGACGCCGGCGCTGGGGAAGGGGGGAGCACAGAGGAAGCCATCTAGTGGGATTGCGGCCAAGCGTCCGTCGTGGGCTGATGTGACGAAAGGCGTTCCGAGGCCTCCGGTATGGACCTGCCACCGGACCCCTTCACGTGAGCTGGAGGAGCTGCAGAACCGGTTCCCGGAGGTCGTCGAGGTGCCGGAAGAAGAGTTGGAGGAGGTGCGGTCTGAATGGAGGAGTACCACTGTACTCGTGAGGAGCCTGGGTAGGAGCATACCGGCCGATTGGGTGGTGAAGGAGATACGGCGAGCCGGGAAGCTGGATTATGACGCCGAGTGCTTCACCCTGTCGGAGGGGGTCATTGCCATCAGGTTCGCCAACGAGAACGACCGGGAAGCCGCGATGCGAAATGGTCCGTGGATGGTGGCGGGACAGGTGCTCGCCATGGACCGGTGGCGGCCCAGCTTTGTTCCGAAGCCCGGGTGTTTCGGGCGGGTGGTTGTCTGGTTACGGCTCCCCAGTCTGCCGATGGATTTCTGGAAGAAGGAAGCGATCTTCAGGGTGGCGGCGAGGGCCGGTACCCCCTTGGCGCTGGATGGCTTCACAGAGCAGAGGCGGAGGTATGGCTTCGCCAGGGTGAAGGTGGAACTCGACGCCTCTGCTCCGCTTGTGCCCGGAACATGGGTGCGGGGGAGCTCGGCGGATGGAGGGGCCCCTTTCTGGCAGGGTTTTGTTTATGAAAACCTGCCAGTGCCGTGCGCTAAATGTGGACGAGTAGGCCATTCGGCGGTGGGATGTGTGTTTGTGCCTCCGGCGGAGGGGAGGTTGAATCCGGAGGAGATAAGTGGTGGGTCTGAGGAGGTCCGTGATGGGATTGACGCCTCGGAGACGCCTAAGCAAGCGGAGACAGGGAGGGAACGACCCCGGGAGGCAGGGGCCTTTGGTCCATGGTTGGTGACGAATCGGATTGGGCCAACCCCGCCGGCGTTCCGAAAGAAGGAGTCCCCGCGTCCTGATGCTGGGAAGACGGCGGGGCCAGCGGCGTCCGGGGCCAGTCCGAGCCGGCCGGGGGATGGGCCGGCCTCTCCGATCGACCTTGAAGGGTGGCAGAAGCCATCCAAGGTGGCTCGTCGGAGGACGCCGGAGAAAGACGTGTCGGAGGCGGGTGCGAGCCGGCCGATGGGTGGACCAAGTCAACCTGGTGCGGGTTCCGGGTCGGATGCTGAGTTGACTCAGGACTCGGGCCGGGTGGCTCCGTGTGTGGGCCGGCTTGAAGAGCGGCCCAACGCCAGTGGGGGCCTTCGACTGGGGGGCCCGACTCAGAGTCCGATGAAGCGCTTTAGAAGCCCGCCCAGGAGAGCTGTGGGCGCTGGCCTGTCTACGGGCGACTCGACGACCTCGGGTGAGGGGAAGACTCCTGTCCAGGTGAAGGGCCGGAGGCCGGCGGTGTTCTTCCGGCAGAGGAGTCGGAGCTCACCTCCGCCCCTTGCGCCTGTTGGTGAACGACCTCCCCGGGTGGACCAGCAACCGGCGGGCGGTGACGTGCGGCTGGAGCCGGCCGCGAGCACAGGTGGCCGTCTGGCGCGTTCGTTGTCGCTGGCGGCGGACCTGACGGAGCTTGGCCGGACGGCGTCGCAGACGATGGCTTCGGGGGAGTTGCTGACGGTGTCGACCGATGTTGTTAGTGGTACTGAGAGTGGCTCGGATGGGCAGGTGACATCGGCTTTGAAGGGGAACAGTCCGTGCCAAATGGCACGGGTGTACAGTGAACCAGAAGCTTCAAAGGTGAAGGGGGAAATAGTGGCCTCTGATGCTGGGGAGCTGGCTCTAAAAAGCGGCGGAGGGAAGGACCTCTCTGAATGTGTAGGGAAGGGGGGGGAGACTGGCACAATTGGCACGGGGTCGGTGGACGGTTTGTGCCATATGGCACAGGGCAACAGTCAGCATCCTCAAATTCTAGCTCAGCTTATGGCTTCGGCAAAGGGGATGCGAAGTGACTCACTAGGAGGTGTAGAGTGCATGGATGAGGATGCAGGGGGTAGCCACAGCTCCGGTGTTGGGAGTTGTGCGGGACCATTGGGTGCTTTATGA
- the LOC103715258 gene encoding protein FAF-like, chloroplastic, producing MSVAVCRSSFSPFESILAPNIAREPLPISPINWQPPAEQDKPSEPPVEAEKDDDRPGQFDIWSSIQSQKPKEAATAGPPAPYVHPLVRRSSSLMSQKSLEICTESLGSETGSADFSSLLDDLGCFSSKIEAEEEEHNQPPIHETPVADEAEGPRFTVAKAVEERRVQSGRKELVSVNYHCSISRRSPPRSFPPPLSSISRRDGPCIHMRPHRSDGRLVVQAVPVPSQNYLHAQRQDGRLLLSFIDATFNDPDDIEIDIPEVTQQEEDVMVSLAKEEEEEEEEETTAMAQEEEGDLEEEKNRDEGEEEEEEEEEEEEEEEVEEEVEVVDRGTVVEVKVSTQPQQQSGSMKMQRSSSFVINKFVGAGETRWAEKMAECKPTAPDKQQIQQHHHNPSTAPAAPARRAPPTTTTAAAAAAAASTFSTSSEGYYSNHYYSFHERGPQVGGGQYASPDDHKLLFTSKRRNRGELLHHMRRCSQLRRPLFILEPCCIATTS from the coding sequence ATGTCGGTGGCCGTGTGCAGAAGCTCCTTCTCGCCCTTCGAGTCCATTCTCGCGCCTAACATAGCAAGAGAGCCCCTGCCAATCTCGCCTATAAATTGGCAGCCGCCGGCTGAGCAAGACAAGCCTAGCGAACCCCCGGTGGAGGCCGAGAAGGACGACGACCGGCCCGGGCAATTCGACATATGGAGCTCGATCCAATCCCAGAAGCCTAAGGAGGCCGCCACCGCCGGTCCCCCGGCCCCTTATGTCCATCCTCTGGTGCGGCGCTCATCGAGCCTGATGAGCCAAAAGAGCCTCGAGATCTGCACCGAGAGCCTCGGGTCCGAGACGGGCTCCGCAGACTTCTCCTCGTTGCTCGACGACCTCGGCTGCTTCTCTTCCAAGATTGAAGCGGAAGAGGAAGAGCACAACCAACCTCCAATCCACGAGACGCCAGTAGCAGACGAAGCAGAAGGGCCACGCTTCACAGTCGCCAAGGCGGTAGAAGAGCGGCGAGTGCAGAGTGGCAGGAAGGAGCTGGTTTCAGTGAATTACCACTGCTCTATTAGCAGGAGGTCGCCGCCCCGATCGTTTCCTCCACCGCTCTCTTCCATCTCGCGGCGCGACGGGCCCTGCATCCACATGAGGCCGCACCGCAGCGACGGCCGGCTCGTCGTCCAGGCCGTGCCCGTCCCCTCCCAGAATTACCTCCACGCACAGCGCCAGGACGGCCGCCTGCTCCTTTCCTTCATTGATGCCACCTTCAATGACCCTGATGACATCGAGATCGACATCCCAGAGGTAACACAGCAAGAAGAAGATGTTATGGTAAGTCtggcaaaagaagaagaggaggaggaggaggaggaaacaaCAGCAATGGcacaggaagaagagggagatttggaagaagaaaagaatcgtgatgaaggggaggaggaggaagaggaggaggaggaggaggaggaggaggaggaggtagaGGAAGAAGTGGAAGTGGTGGATAGAGGGACAGTTGTAGAGGTGAAGGTCAGCACACAGCCCCAGCAACAGAGCGGGTCGATGAAGATGCAGCGGTCGTCGTCCTTCGTGATCAACAAATTCGTGGGCGCCGGCGAGACCCGGTGGGCCGAGAAGATGGCAGAATGCAAGCCTACAGCACCCGACAAGCAACAAATCCAGCAACACCACCACAATCCCAGCACCGCACCAGCGGCACCCGCCCGCCGGGCGCCGCCAACGACAACCACGGCGGCTGCGGCTGCGGCTGCCGCCTCGACCTTCAGCACATCATCGGAGGGCTACTACAGCAACCACTACTACTCGTTCCACGAGAGGGGGCCGCAGGTCGGCGGCGGGCAGTACGCGTCGCCGGACGACCACAAGCTGCTGTTCACGTCGAAGCGGCGGAACCGGGGGGAGCTCCTGCACCACATGAGGAGGTGCAGCCAGCTGCGGAGGCCGCTCTTCATTTTGGAGCCCTGTTGCATTGCCACCACCTCCTGA